A genomic stretch from Caulobacter sp. FWC2 includes:
- a CDS encoding TonB-dependent siderophore receptor encodes MMTKTMLMATAAMLCLAGAAHAGDADKAPTAPVPAGQEAAQTPVPTGPTDKAPLDDSSQRGVLVFQPEFFAAQRPNTALDMINRVPGFIVNDGTGARGFEGAVGNILINGDRPASKNDAGSNVMNRTPASQVERIELIRGGAPGIDMQGYSVVVNVILKKGASQQSILTWNAMIFDGGHDIYGGSYQFNNTNGDKTWSITLSDGMGSSDSNGPGVNVRRDGTGKVIRDEKYLNDGYGGGRGIRGNFSTPFKGGKLEGTARYGVNDWQQWQELTSATALRRSDYAEESHTTELGLTYTRPLAPKWSLETRAMFTGENFDNASTSDETLNGTKSAQQRFTADGDSTEAILRGLLRHDFSKALTIEAGGEAAYNMLDVKQAYSVGGAAVPLPSASVKVEELRGEAFTKATWRVNPKLTLEGGLRLEKSTIKQSGDADNEKSFFYAKPRFLATWTPVADNQVRVRFERELGQLDFEDFAASSDLEDETVYGGNVDLKPEQRWISEISYERRFWGQGIVSIGYRHDEIIGVIDRLPLPNNLSATGNIGDGTLDRLSLNIVVPTDKLGIPGGRFTFKNDWNETHVKDPTTGKDRPITRVRPTQANIGFQQDLPKHRIQWGVNWLPLLGQGTYDVDQTNVWRGANYYEFFTEYKPTPTLAIRAQLNLWDDYTIRRTVFANRAPERAVAYVEDRAIDPRTFVSLRVRKTF; translated from the coding sequence TTGATGACCAAGACCATGCTGATGGCCACCGCGGCCATGCTTTGCCTCGCCGGCGCGGCGCACGCCGGCGACGCGGACAAGGCTCCGACCGCTCCGGTTCCCGCTGGCCAGGAGGCCGCCCAGACGCCCGTGCCGACAGGCCCGACCGACAAGGCGCCGCTGGACGACAGCAGCCAGCGCGGCGTGCTGGTGTTCCAGCCGGAATTCTTCGCCGCCCAGCGCCCCAACACCGCCCTGGACATGATCAACCGGGTGCCGGGCTTCATCGTCAACGACGGCACCGGGGCGCGCGGCTTCGAGGGCGCGGTCGGCAACATCCTGATCAACGGCGACCGTCCGGCCTCGAAGAACGACGCTGGCTCGAACGTCATGAACCGCACGCCGGCCAGCCAGGTCGAGCGCATCGAGCTGATCCGCGGCGGCGCCCCGGGCATCGACATGCAGGGCTATTCGGTGGTGGTGAACGTGATCCTGAAGAAGGGCGCCAGCCAGCAGTCGATCCTGACCTGGAACGCCATGATCTTCGACGGCGGCCACGACATCTATGGCGGCAGCTACCAGTTCAACAACACCAACGGCGACAAGACCTGGAGCATCACGCTCAGCGACGGCATGGGCAGCAGCGACAGCAACGGCCCGGGCGTGAACGTGCGCCGCGACGGGACCGGCAAGGTGATCCGCGACGAGAAGTACCTGAACGACGGCTATGGCGGCGGGCGCGGCATTCGCGGCAACTTCTCGACCCCGTTCAAGGGCGGCAAGCTGGAAGGCACCGCGCGCTATGGCGTCAACGACTGGCAGCAGTGGCAGGAACTGACCTCGGCCACGGCCCTGCGCCGCAGCGACTATGCCGAGGAGAGCCACACCACCGAGCTGGGCCTGACCTACACCCGCCCCCTGGCCCCGAAGTGGAGCCTGGAGACGCGGGCGATGTTCACGGGCGAGAACTTCGACAACGCCTCGACCAGCGACGAGACCCTGAACGGGACCAAAAGCGCCCAGCAGCGCTTCACGGCCGATGGCGACAGCACCGAGGCGATCCTGCGCGGCCTGCTGCGCCACGACTTCTCCAAGGCCCTGACCATCGAGGCCGGCGGCGAAGCAGCCTACAACATGCTGGACGTGAAGCAGGCCTACAGCGTCGGCGGCGCGGCCGTGCCCCTGCCCTCGGCGTCGGTCAAGGTCGAGGAGCTGCGCGGCGAGGCCTTCACCAAGGCGACCTGGCGCGTGAACCCCAAGCTGACGCTGGAGGGCGGCCTGCGGCTGGAGAAGTCGACGATCAAGCAGTCGGGCGACGCCGACAACGAGAAGAGCTTCTTCTACGCCAAGCCCCGCTTCCTGGCGACCTGGACGCCGGTGGCCGACAACCAGGTGCGGGTGCGCTTCGAGCGCGAACTGGGCCAGCTGGACTTCGAGGACTTCGCCGCCTCGTCGGACCTGGAGGACGAGACCGTCTATGGCGGCAATGTCGACCTCAAGCCCGAGCAGCGCTGGATCAGCGAGATCAGCTACGAGCGCCGCTTCTGGGGCCAGGGCATCGTCTCGATCGGCTATCGCCACGACGAGATCATCGGCGTGATCGACCGCCTGCCGCTGCCGAACAACCTGTCGGCCACCGGCAATATCGGCGACGGCACGCTGGACCGCCTGTCGCTGAACATCGTGGTGCCGACCGACAAGCTGGGCATCCCGGGCGGCCGCTTCACGTTCAAGAACGACTGGAACGAGACCCACGTGAAGGATCCGACGACCGGCAAGGATCGTCCGATCACCCGGGTGCGCCCGACCCAGGCCAATATCGGCTTCCAGCAGGACCTGCCCAAGCACCGCATCCAGTGGGGCGTCAACTGGCTGCCGCTGCTGGGCCAGGGCACCTATGACGTCGACCAGACCAATGTCTGGCGCGGCGCGAACTACTACGAGTTCTTCACCGAATATAAGCCGACCCCGACCCTGGCGATCCGCGCCCAGCTGAACCTCTGGGACGACTACACCATCCGCCGCACGGTCTTCGCCAACCGCGCGCCGGAACGGGCCGTGGCCTATGTCGAGGACCGCGCGATCGACCCGCGCACCTTCGTCAGCTTGCGGGTGCGCAAGACGTTCTGA